The following DNA comes from Labrus mixtus chromosome 8, fLabMix1.1, whole genome shotgun sequence.
GTCTGTCTTTAACCTTGTCAGGGTACGAAGAAAGATACATTTAAGAAATTAAACAACATCAATAACTTGACTATAAGAAACAGAGATAGTACCTGAAGAGTACTGAGTGAATCTAGGAGGGTGCACACTTTCCCAGGCACAGCTTTCCCCAGAAGATCCTGCAGGAACTGCTCCCTCTGAGGGCCGGTCCAGCCCTTGAACCAGTTCAGGACGCACCTCTGCTCCTGGAGGCTCACGTAGGAGATGGGCTCCGGATCTCCAACCTGACCTGTACTGGGAGAAGTGCAGGAGAGCCTCTCAAGGCTTGGGGGGCTGACTACACCTCGTGGGGCTGAAGGGAAGTCTTCCGGGCTGGGGGTGCCGGGGAAGCCGGTCCAGTGTTGTGTTGCCATTGAGGGTGATCCCTCTGTGGGGACTCTGAGCCCGGAGTTATGACTGAGTCTGTAGCCCTCAGTGGGcggctgttgctgctgctgattcGAGGCTTGATTGACATGATTGAACCACGACATTGTTTGGAAGCACCGATTTCTTTCAGTCTAGTAATCCAGTTATCCCTCTGCTGTGTGTTAATCAGCAAACCCAGCTGCCAACAGAGACTACTCCGCTCATCGGTAGCCTTAACATAACCCGGAGTCTGAATTTAACACCGACTGCACGATGACCTGCTCCTAACATAAATAGTTAAAATTCCCCATCGTGTTTTAACACAAGTCACCTTATTGTCAGCATATCTGAAGAGTAGGCTAACGTTGAACGAGGCTCACGGTAATCTTCCCAAAAAACATATACAGGAAGAGAGTGTGAGGTGTCCGCGGACGAGTCGGCTCAAACAACTCACTCTCTTTTCAGGGACGAGTTCAACATGTCTGTGACATTTTGGCATCAGCAGAAAAGTGTTCACAAATGACTTTTCATCAATGACACATGTGATGAGTATATTCTGAcattataaagaaaatgtagCCTAAATAAAGAGGCATTTGCGAGGACTCTTTCCATGTAACAATGACATCAACAGATGCATTTGGATTAAAGGATGTCATCCCTATGTCCCCTCAAGGATGTCCCCCTCAAATTAGGCCTATATGTTCCATCAGGACGACATTCCCCAAGCATCAGAG
Coding sequences within:
- the c8h14orf119 gene encoding uncharacterized protein C14orf119 homolog, which produces MSWFNHVNQASNQQQQQPPTEGYRLSHNSGLRVPTEGSPSMATQHWTGFPGTPSPEDFPSAPRGVVSPPSLERLSCTSPSTGQVGDPEPISYVSLQEQRCVLNWFKGWTGPQREQFLQDLLGKAVPGKVCTLLDSLSTLQVKDRLPNIFECQLRLWTQWFQSWGEEERNHFLHMLEEWDPVFVAHFYRCVAGTAGRD